The following are encoded together in the Pedobacter sp. D749 genome:
- a CDS encoding tetratricopeptide repeat protein, with translation MIKPICVLIFFLFFISNTYARGDRFESIIALNQKDPTAALAQLKKIYAKAIDDNDELLEGKCLQQMGKVCYTQGHFSQSLEFFLKADKIFNNANQSLLLAANLNDAGVLYYYMKQKGKAMNSYNKSIGIYKKSNNLTGQATVLGNIGQLYEKRQLYDSAFYYQKLALKINEQVNDKSGAAKIHENLGSIYEDLERYDSAYVHFKQSLNLYQEDHNNLGSIEVINNLGDILRKTGRYKESIVQTETALKLAEKMGNIYQLSSCCRDLGKAYELLNNMDSAYHYVKLGYKHTIDLYSEDGARQVAFLQVLYDINKKSEEINKLKNDRKVNRIIAFSATIVVILLVVLGFVIFSRQRLKLRDQQMLARQKAIEHDMTSLELKNLQLEEQSLKQLLEVKSRELSTHTLNLIKHNQFLENLRSTLQAMVKEDKRDQKKQMNQILAEINQSFNHERNWKEFTLAFEQVHHQFLESLKKYSHELTSADMRLIALLKMNLDSADIATLLGISTDSLRVSRYRLRKKLNLSQGDNLSAFIQAL, from the coding sequence ATGATCAAACCCATTTGTGTTCTTATATTTTTTCTATTCTTCATTTCGAATACATACGCCCGGGGCGACAGATTCGAATCGATTATTGCGCTGAATCAAAAAGATCCGACTGCAGCCCTGGCTCAATTAAAAAAAATATATGCTAAAGCCATCGACGATAATGATGAACTTTTAGAGGGCAAATGCTTGCAGCAAATGGGAAAGGTTTGTTATACACAGGGGCATTTCAGTCAATCGTTAGAGTTCTTTTTGAAGGCTGATAAAATATTCAACAATGCCAACCAATCGCTTTTATTGGCCGCTAACCTTAATGATGCTGGCGTGCTCTACTATTATATGAAGCAGAAAGGCAAGGCCATGAATAGCTATAACAAATCCATTGGTATTTATAAAAAATCGAATAATTTAACCGGTCAGGCAACCGTTTTGGGTAATATTGGACAGCTATACGAAAAAAGGCAATTGTACGATAGTGCCTTTTACTATCAAAAACTGGCTTTAAAAATAAACGAACAGGTTAACGATAAAAGCGGAGCAGCAAAAATACACGAAAATCTGGGTAGTATATATGAAGATCTGGAGCGTTACGATTCTGCTTATGTACATTTTAAACAGTCATTAAACTTATATCAGGAAGATCATAATAATTTGGGAAGTATTGAGGTAATTAATAATCTCGGCGATATCCTGCGTAAAACCGGCCGTTATAAAGAAAGCATTGTGCAAACCGAAACTGCCTTGAAATTAGCGGAAAAGATGGGGAATATTTACCAGTTGAGTTCCTGCTGCAGGGATTTGGGCAAGGCCTACGAACTGTTGAACAACATGGACAGCGCCTACCACTATGTAAAACTTGGTTATAAGCACACCATTGATCTGTATTCGGAAGATGGTGCCCGGCAGGTAGCATTTTTGCAGGTGCTTTACGATATTAATAAAAAATCGGAGGAGATTAATAAACTGAAAAACGACCGGAAGGTGAACAGGATTATTGCTTTTTCTGCCACAATCGTAGTGATATTGTTGGTTGTTTTAGGTTTTGTTATTTTCAGCAGACAACGTTTAAAATTAAGAGATCAACAGATGCTGGCGAGACAGAAGGCGATAGAACACGATATGACTAGTCTCGAGCTTAAAAATCTTCAGCTCGAAGAACAAAGTCTGAAACAATTGCTGGAGGTTAAAAGCAGGGAACTATCTACCCACACTTTAAATCTGATTAAGCATAACCAATTTTTAGAAAATCTTAGAAGTACCTTACAAGCGATGGTGAAAGAGGATAAACGGGATCAGAAAAAGCAGATGAACCAGATTCTCGCCGAGATTAATCAGAGTTTTAACCACGAACGCAACTGGAAGGAATTTACGCTGGCTTTCGAACAGGTGCACCATCAATTTCTCGAAAGTCTAAAAAAATATAGCCACGAGCTTACCTCAGCCGATATGCGCTTAATTGCACTGTTAAAAATGAATCTCGATTCAGCTGATATTGCAACCTTGCTCGGTATATCTACCGATAGCTTAAGGGTATCAAGATACAGGCTAAGGAAAAAGCTGAATCTGTCGCAAGGCGATAATTTATCAGCATTTATCCAGGCATTATAA
- a CDS encoding GNAT family N-acetyltransferase, translating into MNITYKLDIIPQAEEVITLFSKAGLKRPTEPERMTLMLKNADVLVTAWQEEKLVGICRTLTDWAWCAYLSDLAVFTDLKNSGIGKEMISITREKIGPQCMLILLSVPTALDYYPKVGFNKEDRAFSIERKQ; encoded by the coding sequence ATGAATATTACCTATAAGTTAGACATTATCCCTCAGGCAGAAGAGGTGATTACTTTATTCAGCAAGGCGGGCCTTAAACGCCCTACTGAACCTGAAAGAATGACATTGATGCTAAAAAATGCCGATGTATTGGTTACTGCATGGCAAGAAGAAAAACTTGTGGGTATTTGTAGAACCCTTACCGATTGGGCCTGGTGTGCTTATCTGTCAGACCTTGCAGTATTTACAGATTTAAAAAATTCGGGAATAGGCAAGGAAATGATTTCGATAACACGAGAAAAAATTGGTCCGCAGTGCATGCTCATTCTCCTATCAGTTCCTACTGCTCTTGATTATTATCCTAAAGTGGGTTTTAATAAAGAAGACCGTGCATTCAGTATAGAACGTAAACAATAG